In Flavobacterium piscisymbiosum, the sequence CTCATTTTCAAGATAAACAGCTTGATATTCTTTGTCGATTTTTTCGTCTGCGATTTTTTCAATAACCGGATAAGGATATACAGATCCGTTACTTCCCTGATATACTCTTTTCTCAATAAATACAGGATTTTTTTCAGGTTTGCCCACCTCATAGGTTGGCAGGATTATTTTTTCCTTCCAAACATTTACTTTTTGCATGATGTAATGAAATTTAAATTATAGAATATTCTTTGATTTTTTATCAGAAACCATCAGTTCTTCAATCTCTTCGAGACTTTTGTTTTTGGTTTCAGGAAGTTTTCTAAATACAAACACAAATCCTAAGGCACAGATAATTCCGTACAACCAGAAAGTGCCTGATGTGCCCAGATATTCGTTGAAAATAGGGAAGGTTTGTACTAAAAGAGCAGAGGCGATCCAGAGCGCAAATGTGGCAACTGACATCGCAACACCACGGATTCGGTTAGGGAAAATTTCAGATAAAATCACCCAGGTAATAGGAGCAAGGGACATGGCATAAATAGCAATCGCCAGTAATACCAGTAATAATAAAGGGAAACCGGTGACATTCGTGTAATAAAAATAACCCAATAAAGCGTAGATTACAGCAAGTGCGCCCGAGCCAAAAAGCATTAACTTTTTACGGCCAATTTTGTCTACTGTACCCATCGCAACCAACGTAAAAATCAAGTTGATATTTCCGGTAATTACAATATTCATAAACAAATCATTGATGCTGTAACCCGCTGAAACAAAGATTTCCTGAGCGTAGTTGAAAATGATATTGATACCGCACCATTGTTGGAAAGCAGCGAGAACAATCCCAATTGTTAGAATTGGTAAAGCTTTTTTGTCCAGTAACATTCTGAAATCGGTTTTCTCTGTTTCATGAGAGAACGTTTCTTTTATTTTTACCGAAGCTTCTTTGGCGTAAGCCAAACCTCCAATTTTAGTAAGTGTATTTTCTGCCGAATCATATTTTCCTTTTTTAGCCAAATATCTTGGGCTTTCCGGAATTAAAAACATTAGAATAAAGAATAAAACTGCGGGAAAAAATCCTGCCCAAAACATCCATCTCCATCCCGTTTGTCCGTTCCAGGAAGCCAGAATTTCAGCGTGAGAATAATCAGCCGGAATGACTTCGGTAATCAGCATATTAGTGATTTGCGCAGCAAGAATACCTATAACGACGGTAAGTTGGTTGATCGATACAAAAAGTCCTCGGGTTTCTTGTGGCGCGATTTCGGCAATATATAAAGGCGAAATTGTCGATGCAATCCCAATTCCGATTCCGCCAATAATTCTCCAAATAATAAAGATTGTGAAGGTTTCTGAAGCTCCTGTACCTATCGCCGATATAGAGAATAATACTGCGGCAACGATCAACATAGGACGTCTTCCGTAATTATCTGCCAGTTTTCCGGCAACAGCAGCTCCCGCAACACAGCCTACAAGTGCACTACTCATTGCCCAGCCTTGTAAAGCCGGAGAATCTGAAATGCCAAAATAAATTTCGTAAAATGGTTTTGCACCACCTATTACAACCCAGTCGTAACCAAAGAGTAAACCACCCAATGCTGCAACAAGGCTAATTGATAGTAAAAAGGTATAATTATAATTTTTCATAAAAAGGTTTTAATAGCTTTTGTAAAATTAGCGGAATAGGAACCTTTGATTTATGGATATTTTTTTTGAATAGATGGACTATAATACGATTTTTTTGTGCTTTATCCTAAAATACGAAAACAATTGCGCTACTGCTTGTATTCAGTGCGATATTGTATGGGTGATGTACTCATTATTTTTTTGAATAAACGAGAGAAATACAACGGATCATTAAACCCCAAAGCAAAGCTTATTTCCTTTATACTCATAGTAGTGAAGCTTAGATACTGACAGGCTTTTTGCATTTTTAAATAGTTGAAATAATGTATGGGTGAATAGCCTGTTTGCTTCTTGAACAAGGTAAAAAAGTGCGAAGATGAATAATTAAAATACGTGGCTACATCATTGATTTTTAAGGATAAATCCAAATGCTTTTTCATATAGTCAATTGCAGACTCAATAGTATTATCCTCTGAAAATATCCTGTTTTTTTTGATGAAAAATCGCTCATATAAAAAAGCGTTCAGTAATTGCCATAACGAGAGATTGGCATATTCCAGATTACTGGCGCTGTAGCCGTCTTCCATAACATCGAGTATGTTTTCAAAAAGCTCGATACGTCTTTCCTCCAGCGATAATTGGGGCGCTGTGTCCGGAAATTCGGTGATGAATTTTTCATAGAAATGTGGCGCTTGCGGTCCGGTAAAATGCAGCCAATAAATACTCCATGGATTTTGCTTTAAAGCATAATAATCGTGAGCCACTTCCGGTGGTATTATATAAAAGGTATTCGCCTTGAGCGTTATTGTTTTATTTTCTTTACTAATAATGCCTTCACCTTTATAACAATAAATCAATATATATTGTTTACTTCCGTGTTTTCGTTTCATCGAGTGATGACTTGCATTTGGGAAAACGCCAATATCGGTAAAATACAAACTTGATATAAGTCCGTTATTTTTTATTTCCGAAAGTATGTTTTTAGGAATCACAATCATGCGTTGCCCTAAAAAGCCTTCCTTAACTTTTATTTTTTCCTTTTGTGTTAAATTCTTCATTTTGATGAGACTATTTTTCAAATATCGTAATTTAATCCATGTTTTTGGAAAAAATGTCCATTTTGATGAAAATAATCAGGATTACATTTGAAACATTAGAATAACAATGATGTTTTCAATCTCTTTTTTAAAACAATATGAATCCTATTAATAAGATTGTATACGAACCTTTTGGGGTTTGTGATGACAAAGAAATCTTTAAATTCAAACTAACAAATGTTCACGGAAACTGCGTTGAACTGCTTAATTATGGTGCCGTAGTAAAGTCCATAGTAGTGCCGGATAAAAACGGAAATAAAGAAAACGTGGTTCTTGGATTTTCAACTTTAGATGGATATTTAAAAGACACTTCTTATATAGGAGCAACGGTTGGGCGTTTTGCCAACAGAATCAATAATGCCGAGTTTTCGATCGAAAATAAAACTTTTCATCTCGATAAAAATGACGGTAAAAACAACAATCATAGCGGTTCGGCTGGATTTAATGATAAAGTATTTGATTTTATTATAAACGAAGATTCTGTAGTTTTTACTTTAGAAAGTAAAAATGAAGAAGGCGGTTTTCCCGGAAATGTAAGCACAAAAGTCATTTATAAATGGACAGATAAAAACGAACTCAAAATTGAATTTTTGGCTGTTGCCGATGAACCAACACCGCTCAATTTTACCAATCATTCTTATTTTAATTTATCCGCTTGCGCCGAAAAAATACACCATCATAAACTGAATATTCAGGCAACTAGAATTCTCGAAAGTACTCCGGATTATATTCCGACAGGAAAAATAATTCCGGCAGATAATTATTTGCTTTTTAATTATAAACTAATCGATGTCATGCAAAATAACGGATTGAACATCTATTATGTTTTTGATCGAAATTCGGCCAATGAAAATGCGGTCTGCGAATTGTTTGAAGAAAAATCAGGGCGATTAATGCGTGTTTATACTTCGTATCCTGGCGTGCAATTGTATACCGGAGATTATTTAAACAGCGCGACAATGGGAGAACATTCAAAGAGTTACAAAGCTTTTGACGGACTTTGTTTAGAATGCCAATATTATCCGGATAGTCCTAATCATGCTCATTTTCCTAATGTCATTTTCGAAGCAGGGCAAGTTTATAACGAAACGATTACTTATGCTTTTGATGTTATGATTTCAAAATATGCGACAGATTAAAATGATTTTTTTCTACCACAAATTACACAAATTTTCACAAATTAATTCGTGCTGATTCGTGAAATTACTTCGTCTGTTCGCTCTTTCAGGCTCGGGTCGTGGCTGAAAAATTTTGCTTAAAAACTTTACAAACCGCTAAAATTTAAAAACTAATCTCTAAAAACTATATAAATGAAAAAAATGTTTATTCACCGATCTTTAAGTTTGCTGATCCCTGCAATGTTTCTTGCTCAGGTCAGCGTTAAAGCACAAAACGAAGGACTTTCTCTGAAGTCAAAAGACAATCTAAATAAAATTGAATTGTCTTTGGCAGAGGGAGGAAAGTTGTTTTATAATGTTACCCGCAAGGATAAAACCATAATTTTAGATTCTCCGCTTGGTTTGACTTTTGAAAACAATGATTTTACATCAGGTTTATCGGTTGTAAAAGTTTCAGCTATTGAAGAAAAACGTGAAAAGTATGAGCTTAAAGTGGCTAATAATAAAGTTGCAGATCACGTCTTTAAAAGTAAAAGCGTAACCTTCAAAAACAAACAAGGCGCTTTAATGACAATAGATTTAATTGCGGGCGCAGAAGGCGTTGCTTTTAGATATAAATTCACTGACAAAGAGCCACAAAAGAGAGTGGTTACCAATGAAATTACAGGATTTCATATCGAACAAAATGCAAAAGGCTGGCTTCAACCGTATAATAAAGCAGGAGATTATACGCCGGGTTATGAAGATTTTTATGTAAATGTAAAGTCAGGTGATCCAATAACTGGTGCGCGAAATGAATCTATAGGTTGGTGTATGCCGGCGCTTTTTAATGTAAATAATACTAAAAACTGGGTGCTGATTGCAGAATCAGGAGCAGACGGCACATTTCCGGGATGTCATTTATTACCGGATTCTACGAATGGAATTTACAGCATAGGATTTGCTAAAAAAGACGAAAAATTTACCCTGCCTTTACCGGATAAAGAAGCTTATCCAGAATCAAATTTACCATGGACAATGCCTTGGAGAGTGATCATGATTGGTGATAAAGCAGGAGATATATTACTGTCGACGATGATTACCGATTTGGCTCCGGCCTCTAAAATTGAAGATACTTCATGGATTGTACCGGGAAAAGCGGCTTGGTCTTGGTGGTCACATCCTGAAGATTTCACGCCTGAAATGTATAATAAGTTTACGGATGTTTCGGCTTCGTTTGGATTCAGATATACGCTTTTTGATGCCGGATGGGAAAAGGCGAATAAAGAAGGAAAAATTATTGATTATGCTTTGTCTAAAGGAGTTCAGCCATTAGTTTGGGGATATTCAGCAGAATATTTTGATTCACAAAAAAGAAAAAACAGGTTTAAGGAACTGGAAAGTATGGGCGTAAAAGGTGTTAAAATAGATTTTTGGTGCTCAGACAGGCAAGAGGTTATGGCAGCGCTGCAAGGCGTTTTTGAAGATGCGGCTAAAGAACATTTGTTAGTGAATTTACACGGCACAACAATACCAAGAGGATGGCACAGAACATGGCCTAATTTTGTAACGGCAGAAGCTATTTTAGGAACAGAAAGTTATTTTTATGAGCCAAGATTTCCTGAAAAAGCAGCAGAACAAAATACGGTATTACCGTTTACAAGAAACGTAGCAGGACCTGCTGATTATACGCCATTTGCGTTAACTTTTAGAAAATATAAGCGCTTAAATACTGCAACACACGAGCTTGCTATGGCGATGATTTATACGTCAGGTATTATTCATTTTGCCGATTCTGAGGAGGTTTTTAATTCACTTCCTGATGCGCTTAAGAATTTATTGAAAGAGATGCCTGCAACCTGGGATAAAACAGAATATATAATTGCAGATCCGGGGAAAACGATTGTTTTATCCCGTCAGAAAGACAATCTTTCTTATATTGTTGGGATAAATGGTACAAATGCAGCAGAGCCAATTTCTATAGATCTTAAAAAATACGGTAAAGGTTTTTCAAAATTCAGAGTTATCTCCGAAGGAAAAGATCCTTTAATGGAATTTAAAGTCGAAACGTATCCTTTAACTTCAAACTGGAAATATAATTTAGCTCCTAAAGGCGGATTTATTATTCAATTTATAAAGTAAGTAAGTTTTTTTTTAACCGCAAAGCACGCAATTTTTTTGCTATGCAGGATTTTATAAAACGCAAAGTTCGCAAAGCTATTTCAACATATAGCTTTGCGAACTTTGCTCTTTTATAAAACCCTCTAAAAAGAAAACCTTTGCGCACTTTGCGGTAAAAAAACTTGTGCAGTTAAATAACCTTGCGGTTAAAATTTCGCCATCCAAAACCAATCAATAATAAATTAAAAAAAAGTAAAGGCAAAAAGGCTTTTGCAAAACTAATTTCTGATGGATCGTTAAACGTTTCTATTTTAAATTTAGACCAGTTTTCTTTACTGACATCGGCATTATCAAAGATTTTTGGATAGAAATACAAACGCATTTTTTCGTGAAACTGCTTTGTCTCTTTCAAAAACAAAAGCTGATTTCCTAAGTCAGATTGGGCAATTTCGTTGAGTTGAAGCTGCGTATGCAAAGTAGGAATGAATTGCGCGATAATCTGACTCGCTTTATTACGTTGCTGTAATTTGTGCTCTAATTCCTGAGATTGTTTCGCCGAATCATCATCGCCTGCTTGTTGCATGGCATAATACCAAAGCCAGCTGAATTCTTTATCCGGCAAAGGATAAGTTTTAAATTGCGGATAATGATTGTAAAATTTATCCATTGTTATTTTTTTATCCATATCCCATTTTTCATGATAGGCATTTCGTTGTTTTACTGTTAGTTCCAGAGCTTCGGGAATTGGGAATTTATTGACAATATAAGTATTGATGATTGCCGGTAAAATAATAATCAAAAACAACCAAATCGTTAATAAAATAACCGCATTAAAGTTGGAATTCTTCTGTAAGGAAACAATGAAAAAGCTGATAGCAAACCAAAAAAGAATGTACAGAATTCCGAGCCCGTAAAATGTAAAAAGTGACTGGTTTAACGGGATTTTCAAAAACAGAATGGCTATAAAAAGTACGATCGTTAAAAGTGCAATCAGACTTAAAATTCGGATATAAAACAACTTCAGAATATACAAAAAAGTGTTTTGACTTTGAGTAGCCACAATTTTCCAGGTGCCGCTTTCTTTTTCTTCTGAAACCAGATTATAAGAAAACGCAATGATTAAAAGCGGAAAAAGATAAATCAAAACAAAGCTAAAATCGATATTTCCGGACAAAAGATTATTAGGATTGTTAAGTTCCGAATCGTATTTCTGACCTTCTAAACCGCGAATTGTAACACTTTGTATGGACGGGTTTACATCTCGCTGACCAATTGCCAGACTATTAACGGGCAAAGTTGCATTAACCAGCGAAAATTTAATATAATAGAGCAGAAGCCCCATTTCATCTTTATGAAAAGCAGCATTTCGGGCAATATGTTCTTTTTGATAAAGTGCCGCTTCTTTGATGTTATTTTGTTGCTTTTGCTGAAATTGTTGTCCAATCAAAAGGCTTATAAAACAAATTACTAAAAGGAAAATCAGTCCAATTTTGGTTCCTTTAGATCGTATGAAATTTTTAAAAAGTAATGCTAACATATTAAATGGCTTTAAGGTTTTTAGCTGCAATTCGAATCAAAACAAAAAGCATTATTATCCAGAGAATTATAGAGATAACAGAAACAATTTCGGATTTTAAAACCTCCAGAATTCCTTTGGGCTCATAATGAAATTCGGCTAGATCAGCCCAATGTTCTTTATTGATTGTTAAAGGTTTGTCATTAGGACCAGGCTTTTTATTACTGATATATTTTACCTGTAAACCATTCATTTTTTGCGCCATGTTGTAGCGATACTCTTCGGCTTGTTTTTGAAAATCGATATACGAATCGTAATCGGTATTCGATAATCCCATCGATACGTTTTTTATTGCGATATAGGGATTTAAGAAAGAAACGGTTTTAGAAAAACTATTCTGCTTTTTATACACTTCAAGTAATTTTTCTAAATGCTGATTGTATATTCTCGAGCTTATTTTTTCGCCTTCGGTCATAATAAATCCGGAATAATTAAAAGGCAGTTTTTGTACCGAATCGACTTTGTAAACACTTAAAAGGGAATCTTTAATGGCTTTATAATGCAAATCATTCGGATTATGGCTGTCTCCTTGTTTTAGAATATCTTTTTCGATATCACTCTGAAACTGGATTTTAGACGGTGCTTCAAAAATATATGCTCCAATTGCCTGAGTGGTTCTTGGTAAAATAATCGTAAAAACCAGCCAAATCCCGATTAATGAAATCAATGCTTTTTTTGATGTTTTGCTTGATGCAGAAACTAAAACGGCAATGATGCAAAAGAAGATCAGATAAACAAAATGAAACCCAATAAACAACAGCATTTTGATGGTTTCATCAGCAGAAATGCTAAAATTCTGAAGCAGTAACCAGATAAAAACCAATACAATAATCGTGGGAACAAAAAGAATCATGATCACGCCGGCAATTCCGAGTATTTTACCTCTTAATAATTGTTTCCAGCTAATTCCCTGACTTAAAAGCAATTTTAAAGTTCCGTCTTCTCTTTCGGCTGCGACCGCATTAAAACCTAAGAAAAAGATCAATAGCGGCAATAAAATTTGTAAAACCATGGCAATACTTATTTCTCCAAATCGAAGCATACTGTTCGAAAATCCTGCTTCAGAGAAATTGGCGGTATTTTGTTTGTGCGCTTCGAGAAAAATGGCATTCCCGAAAAACGGTTCCATTCCAAATTCAAAAACACTTAGAGGCGTACTTTTTCTGAAGGCAAAATTCCCGTAATGCGCCATTCGATGTGGGTTTTTGTCCGGATTTTTTAACCAGTCTTCTCTGGATTCGTGTTGGTATTTTTCGCTG encodes:
- a CDS encoding sugar porter family MFS transporter, which gives rise to MKNYNYTFLLSISLVAALGGLLFGYDWVVIGGAKPFYEIYFGISDSPALQGWAMSSALVGCVAGAAVAGKLADNYGRRPMLIVAAVLFSISAIGTGASETFTIFIIWRIIGGIGIGIASTISPLYIAEIAPQETRGLFVSINQLTVVIGILAAQITNMLITEVIPADYSHAEILASWNGQTGWRWMFWAGFFPAVLFFILMFLIPESPRYLAKKGKYDSAENTLTKIGGLAYAKEASVKIKETFSHETEKTDFRMLLDKKALPILTIGIVLAAFQQWCGINIIFNYAQEIFVSAGYSINDLFMNIVITGNINLIFTLVAMGTVDKIGRKKLMLFGSGALAVIYALLGYFYYTNVTGFPLLLLVLLAIAIYAMSLAPITWVILSEIFPNRIRGVAMSVATFALWIASALLVQTFPIFNEYLGTSGTFWLYGIICALGFVFVFRKLPETKNKSLEEIEELMVSDKKSKNIL
- a CDS encoding glycoside hydrolase family 97 protein, translating into MKKMFIHRSLSLLIPAMFLAQVSVKAQNEGLSLKSKDNLNKIELSLAEGGKLFYNVTRKDKTIILDSPLGLTFENNDFTSGLSVVKVSAIEEKREKYELKVANNKVADHVFKSKSVTFKNKQGALMTIDLIAGAEGVAFRYKFTDKEPQKRVVTNEITGFHIEQNAKGWLQPYNKAGDYTPGYEDFYVNVKSGDPITGARNESIGWCMPALFNVNNTKNWVLIAESGADGTFPGCHLLPDSTNGIYSIGFAKKDEKFTLPLPDKEAYPESNLPWTMPWRVIMIGDKAGDILLSTMITDLAPASKIEDTSWIVPGKAAWSWWSHPEDFTPEMYNKFTDVSASFGFRYTLFDAGWEKANKEGKIIDYALSKGVQPLVWGYSAEYFDSQKRKNRFKELESMGVKGVKIDFWCSDRQEVMAALQGVFEDAAKEHLLVNLHGTTIPRGWHRTWPNFVTAEAILGTESYFYEPRFPEKAAEQNTVLPFTRNVAGPADYTPFALTFRKYKRLNTATHELAMAMIYTSGIIHFADSEEVFNSLPDALKNLLKEMPATWDKTEYIIADPGKTIVLSRQKDNLSYIVGINGTNAAEPISIDLKKYGKGFSKFRVISEGKDPLMEFKVETYPLTSNWKYNLAPKGGFIIQFIK
- a CDS encoding ABC transporter permease; translated protein: MKSLHTEILIAKHLKNSVFKNSAVFIITLFIGIILLYAAFSGWENYSNQNETSEKYQHESREDWLKNPDKNPHRMAHYGNFAFRKSTPLSVFEFGMEPFFGNAIFLEAHKQNTANFSEAGFSNSMLRFGEISIAMVLQILLPLLIFFLGFNAVAAEREDGTLKLLLSQGISWKQLLRGKILGIAGVIMILFVPTIIVLVFIWLLLQNFSISADETIKMLLFIGFHFVYLIFFCIIAVLVSASSKTSKKALISLIGIWLVFTIILPRTTQAIGAYIFEAPSKIQFQSDIEKDILKQGDSHNPNDLHYKAIKDSLLSVYKVDSVQKLPFNYSGFIMTEGEKISSRIYNQHLEKLLEVYKKQNSFSKTVSFLNPYIAIKNVSMGLSNTDYDSYIDFQKQAEEYRYNMAQKMNGLQVKYISNKKPGPNDKPLTINKEHWADLAEFHYEPKGILEVLKSEIVSVISIILWIIMLFVLIRIAAKNLKAI
- a CDS encoding AraC family transcriptional regulator; this encodes MKNLTQKEKIKVKEGFLGQRMIVIPKNILSEIKNNGLISSLYFTDIGVFPNASHHSMKRKHGSKQYILIYCYKGEGIISKENKTITLKANTFYIIPPEVAHDYYALKQNPWSIYWLHFTGPQAPHFYEKFITEFPDTAPQLSLEERRIELFENILDVMEDGYSASNLEYANLSLWQLLNAFLYERFFIKKNRIFSEDNTIESAIDYMKKHLDLSLKINDVATYFNYSSSHFFTLFKKQTGYSPIHYFNYLKMQKACQYLSFTTMSIKEISFALGFNDPLYFSRLFKKIMSTSPIQYRTEYKQ
- a CDS encoding aldose epimerase family protein translates to MNPINKIVYEPFGVCDDKEIFKFKLTNVHGNCVELLNYGAVVKSIVVPDKNGNKENVVLGFSTLDGYLKDTSYIGATVGRFANRINNAEFSIENKTFHLDKNDGKNNNHSGSAGFNDKVFDFIINEDSVVFTLESKNEEGGFPGNVSTKVIYKWTDKNELKIEFLAVADEPTPLNFTNHSYFNLSACAEKIHHHKLNIQATRILESTPDYIPTGKIIPADNYLLFNYKLIDVMQNNGLNIYYVFDRNSANENAVCELFEEKSGRLMRVYTSYPGVQLYTGDYLNSATMGEHSKSYKAFDGLCLECQYYPDSPNHAHFPNVIFEAGQVYNETITYAFDVMISKYATD
- a CDS encoding DUF3526 domain-containing protein codes for the protein MLALLFKNFIRSKGTKIGLIFLLVICFISLLIGQQFQQKQQNNIKEAALYQKEHIARNAAFHKDEMGLLLYYIKFSLVNATLPVNSLAIGQRDVNPSIQSVTIRGLEGQKYDSELNNPNNLLSGNIDFSFVLIYLFPLLIIAFSYNLVSEEKESGTWKIVATQSQNTFLYILKLFYIRILSLIALLTIVLFIAILFLKIPLNQSLFTFYGLGILYILFWFAISFFIVSLQKNSNFNAVILLTIWLFLIIILPAIINTYIVNKFPIPEALELTVKQRNAYHEKWDMDKKITMDKFYNHYPQFKTYPLPDKEFSWLWYYAMQQAGDDDSAKQSQELEHKLQQRNKASQIIAQFIPTLHTQLQLNEIAQSDLGNQLLFLKETKQFHEKMRLYFYPKIFDNADVSKENWSKFKIETFNDPSEISFAKAFLPLLFFNLLLIGFGWRNFNRKVI